In Castanea sativa cultivar Marrone di Chiusa Pesio chromosome 6, ASM4071231v1, a single window of DNA contains:
- the LOC142639213 gene encoding heterodimeric geranylgeranyl pyrophosphate synthase large subunit 1, chloroplastic-like — translation MSCAMVLSKEITLKGHEHESKPTFNFESYMVQKAISINQALDAAIPFKGHHNKIQEAMRYSLLAGGKRARPVLCIAACELVGGTESIAMPAACAIEMIHTMSLIHDDLPCMDNDDLRRGRPSSHKVFGEAVAVLTGDALLALAFDHITSVSTMGVHPTRVVHAIKELAKSVGHEGLAAGQVADISSEGLSVSDIGLEQLEFIHLHKTAALFEGTVAVGAILGGGSNEEIEKLRRFARYIGLLFQVVDDILDVTKSAQELGKTAGKDLVADKITYPKLMGIDKSREFAEKLNKEAQDSLSGFDSVKAAPLFALANFIAHRQN, via the coding sequence ATGAGCTGTGCAATGGTCCTTTCCAAGGAAATTACTCTCAAAGGACATGAACATGAGTCAAAACCCACTTTCAACTTCGAATCCTACATGGTCCAGAAAGCCATTTCCATCAATCAAGCCCTCGACGCAGCCATTCCATTCAAAGGTCATCACAATAAGATCCAAGAAGCCATGCGCTACTCCCTTCTTGCCGGTGGCAAGCGAGCCCGCCCTGTCCTCTGCATTGCTGCCTGTGAACTCGTAGGCGGCACCGAGTCCATAGCCATGCCCGCTGCCTGTGCTATCGAGATGATACACACCATGTCATTGATCCACGACGACCTTCCTTGCATGGACAATGATGATCTCCGTCGAGGAAGGCCCTCGAGTCACAAAGTTTTTGGTGAAGCTGTTGCTGTTCTAACCGGCGATGCACTTCTAGCCTTGGCGTTCGATCACATAACATCAGTTTCCACAATGGGTGTGCATCCCACAAGGGTAGTTCATGCGATTAAGGAGTTGGCCAAGTCAGTAGGGCACGAAGGACTCGCTGCTGGGCAAGTAGCAGATATAAGTTCAGAGGGTCTCTCAGTCTCTGATATTGGATTGGAACAGCTTGAGTTCATCCATCTGCATAAGACTGCAGCATTGTTTGAAGGGACAGTAGCAGTGGGAGCTATTTTGGGAGGTGGGTCTAATGAGGAGATTGAGAAGTTGAGGAGGTTTGCGAGGTATATTGGGTTGCTGTTCCAGGTGGTGGATGACATTCTTGATGTGACAAAATCGGCCCAAGAGTTGGGGAAGACTGCAGGCAAAGACTTGGTTGCAGATAAGATCACATATCCGAAGCTAATGGGGATCGACAAGTCTAGGGAGTTTGCTGAAAAACTGAACAAGGAAGCTCAGGATTCGCTCTCTGGGTTTGATTCAGTGAAGGCTGCGCCATTGTTTGCTCTCGCGAATTTTATTGCTCACAGGCAAAACTAG